From the Malus domestica chromosome 17, GDT2T_hap1 genome, one window contains:
- the LOC103405012 gene encoding F-box protein SNE-like has protein sequence MDQNQNTSSRESKEKRSKFFINDHIDILVEILKRLDGPSLGVAACVCRLWSTVARNDSLWEHLCFRHVSSPPSSSVKPVVVALGGYKRLYRVCVRPVLSRLSDSDMVRRVWTRDEVQLSLSLFCVDYYERSGRLSGGGGGDASASSLMFLCNTVNV, from the coding sequence ATGGATCAAAACCAAAACACATCATCACGAGAAAGTAAAGAGAAAAGATCCAAGTTCTTCATCAACGACCACATTGACATCCTCGTCGAAATCCTCAAACGCCTCGATGGCCCCTCCCTTGGCGTCGCCGCCTGCGTCTGCCGCCTCTGGTCCACCGTCGCCCGCAACGACTCCCTCTGGGAGCATCTATGCTTCCGCCACGTCTCATCTCCCCCTTCTTCCTCCGTGAAACCCGTCGTCGTTGCCCTCGGCGGCTACAAGAGGCTCTACAGGGTCTGCGTCCGCCCTGTTCTGAGTCGACTCAGCGACTCGGACATGGTCAGAAGAGTCTGGACTCGGGACGAGGTTCagctctctctgtctctgttcTGCGTTGATTACTACGAGAGAAGCGGGAGGCTCAGCGGCGGAGGTGGCGGGGATGCGTCCGCATCTTCTCTCATGTTCCTCTGCAACACCGTGAATGTGTGA